CAGTATAGTGGTCAGATAATGTGACATCTCGGAAGGACTTCGCAGATGGCTATGAAGATATCGGTTGAATGTACCGCCTGCGGAATATGCGAACCGGAATGTCCCTTGACTGCGATTTCCGAGGGCGAAGATATATATATTATCGATCCCGAAGTATGTAATGAGTGCGAGGAGCAGGAAGGCGACTCGCACTGCGTTGCGGTCTGCCCGGTCGATTGTATCGAACTTTATTAGAGCGAAAAGATACTCTCGAGCGGGCTGAACATCGGCCCGCTTTTTTTGTTGCGATAGTTGAAGGCAATGCAATAATTTATCGGGGGAGGACGATGAACGCCAAATATATTATCATCCTGGTTCTTTTGATCTTTCTCGTGTTATTCCTGGTTGCCAACAGCTCGCCGGCACAGGTGCATTTCTTATTTTTCAGGCTCGAGACCTCTCAGGCTGTTCTGATCCTGATTTCAGCGTTGATTGGATTTCTGATCGGTCTGGCTGTTTTGTACAAGCAACAGCGAAAAAAGAAGGAAAAGCAGTGAGCAGGGGCTATTGCTTTGATGAAGAGATCGCTCCTTCGGACTGCGCCTTTTCTGCCTGGGGTG
This genomic window from Candidatus Zixiibacteriota bacterium contains:
- a CDS encoding ferredoxin; protein product: MAMKISVECTACGICEPECPLTAISEGEDIYIIDPEVCNECEEQEGDSHCVAVCPVDCIELY
- a CDS encoding DUF1049 domain-containing protein, with product MNAKYIIILVLLIFLVLFLVANSSPAQVHFLFFRLETSQAVLILISALIGFLIGLAVLYKQQRKKKEKQ